CGATCGCCTAGCACTTCGCGCCACATTCTTCGTCGTCGGCCAGAATGCCGAAAGATACCCGCATTTGTTGCAGCGAATGTCGGCGGCGGGACACGAGATTGCCAATCACACCTACACGCACTCAGAGCCGCGTCAGACCTCGGCAGTTCAATTTTTGGATGAAATTCAGCAAACAGACCGACTGGTGGAACAGCTCACAGGGCGGACGATGACCACGATGCGTCCTCCGAAAGGTGAACTCAACCTCTCAAAACTACTGGGGTTGTGGCGTGCGAGAAAGACGGTCGTGCTGTGGAATGTCGACCCGAAAGACTATCGCATGCAAAGTGTCGATGATGCCACAAAATGGTGCGAATCCTATCGACCAGGCGATGGCGACATCGTCCTGCTCCACGACATTCATCCCTATGCAGTTCAGGTCATCGAGACACTCGCGACGCGCGGTGTTTTCAAGCAGTTCGAGACGATTCCGGTCAGCAAATGGAAACGTCAGGACCAGGCAGTTGCCCGTCAGGAGACGACCTCGAGTGGAGCACGGACATGACCGTGCATGCGCAACAGGCGGTAGCAACAATTACGCCGCCGTACTACGCCGTGATCTTTTCCTCGGTACGAACCGACGTCGACGATTCCGGTTACGCCGAAATGGCTCAACGAATGGAGCAACTGGCGCGGGAACAACCCGGATTCCTGAAAATTGAGAGTGTCAGAGACGAAAACGGCTTGGGAATCACGATCTCTTATTGGAAGACGCTTGAAGCGATTTCCGCCTGGCGCCAACACGC
This genomic interval from Schlesneria paludicola DSM 18645 contains the following:
- a CDS encoding polysaccharide deacetylase family protein, producing the protein MNAIRQFLKQALTACVPRRRLLVHGPRSTGSKPRIALTFDDGPHPEHTPRLLDLLDRLALRATFFVVGQNAERYPHLLQRMSAAGHEIANHTYTHSEPRQTSAVQFLDEIQQTDRLVEQLTGRTMTTMRPPKGELNLSKLLGLWRARKTVVLWNVDPKDYRMQSVDDATKWCESYRPGDGDIVLLHDIHPYAVQVIETLATRGVFKQFETIPVSKWKRQDQAVARQETTSSGART
- a CDS encoding antibiotic biosynthesis monooxygenase family protein, which codes for MTVHAQQAVATITPPYYAVIFSSVRTDVDDSGYAEMAQRMEQLAREQPGFLKIESVRDENGLGITISYWKTLEAISAWRQHAEHRVAQERGKSTWYQSFELQICRVERAATFHRPD